A single genomic interval of Lynx canadensis isolate LIC74 chromosome A2, mLynCan4.pri.v2, whole genome shotgun sequence harbors:
- the UCN2 gene encoding urocortin-2, with the protein MTRWALLVLMILTSGRALLVPMTPIPAFQLLPQNPPQATPHPVASESPSASTVGPSTAWGHPSPGPRPGPRITLSLDVPIGLLRILLEQARARAVREQAAANARILARVGRR; encoded by the coding sequence ATGACCAGGTGGGCTCTGCTGGTGCTGATGATCCTGACGTCGGGCAGGGCCCTGCTTGTCCCCATGACCCCTATTCCAGCCTTCCAGCTCCTCCCTCAGAACCCTCCCCAAGCCACTCCCCACCCTGTGGCCTCAGAGAGCCCCTCAGCCAGCACCGTGGGCCCCTCCACTGCTTGGGgccaccccagccctggcccccgcCCAGGCCCCCGCATCACTCTCTCACTGGATGTCCCCATTGGCCTCCTGCGGATCTTACTGGAGCAAGCCCGAGCCAGAGCTGTGAGGGAGCAGGCCGCTGCCAACGCTCGCATCCTGGCCCGTGTTGGCCGCCGCTGA